The following coding sequences are from one Nicotiana tomentosiformis chromosome 3, ASM39032v3, whole genome shotgun sequence window:
- the LOC138908272 gene encoding uncharacterized protein, whose amino-acid sequence MGIFAFISTEERPLALDIQSLANRLMRLDIPEPNRVLACVIAQSSLLEQIEARQFDDLHLTVLRETVLQGSAKEVSIGEDGVLRMQGRLCVPNVDGLRERIQEKAHSSRYSIHPGATKMYRGLRKHYW is encoded by the coding sequence atgggtatcTTTGCATTCATTTCAACAGAGGAGAGACCACTAGCCTTGGAcattcagtctttggctaacagacttatgaggttggatattccagagcccaaccgagttcttgcatgcgtaattgcccaatcttcactattagAGCAGATCgaggctcgacagtttgatgatctgcacttgacggttctcagagagacggtactgcagggtagtgccaaggaggtttctatcggtGAGGACggtgttctgcgaatgcagggtcgtctatgtgttccaaatgttgatggcttgagggagaggattcaaGAGAAGGCGCAtagttctcgatattccattcatccaggtgctactaagatgtaccGCGGCCTGAGGAAACATTATTGGTGA